The DNA segment TATTTAATAGATAGAAATTAAGTTTGAATAGTACTTTAGATATAATTACAAATTCAAATAAATATTAACAGAACGCATATTTGTTTATTTAAAATAATGAGGAAAATCTATGAATTCAAATCTTGAAGGAAGATTGCGAAAGTATAAATTACCAAAATCAAAAGCTTTATTGCCTTTATTTGAAGCTATCGTAAATTCAATAGATTCATTAATAGATGAAAAGCAAAATGAGAAATATATTAAAATATTTATACTTCGAAATGATACTTTAATGTCTTCAACAGAAAAAAAATTAGATCTTGGTGAAATAAAAGGTTTTTGGATTGAAGATAATGGTCCAGGGTTTAACAAAAAAAATTTTGATGCTTTTAAAGAATTAGATACCTTAAACAAAGTTGCTAAAGGTGGTAAAGGTATTGGAAGGCTTGCTTGGCTTAAAGCTTTTGATAAAATCAATATTTCTTCACACTATTATGATTCTGATGTTTTAAAACAAAAGAGTTTTAAATTTCATCATTCTTTTGAAGATGGCGTGGAAATTGAAAATGAAGCTACTTCGACAGAGCAAAATACAAATACAATAATAAAACTTGATGGTATCAAAGATATTTTTTTACAACATATAGCAAAAAAAATGGAATCAATTGGAGTTAAAATTATTGAACATTGTTTATATTATTTTACAATAGGAGATATCAAATTTTCAATTTATGATGAACAAGAAGAATCTCCTTTATTGGATTTAAATAAGCTTTTTTCAGAAAAGTATGAAACAAAAAAAAGCAGTTTAAATGTTCAAGATAATGATTTAAATTTAATTAAAGTATATTCAAATATCTCAGAAAACAAGATTCTTTACTGTGCAAATAATAGGGTTGTAAAAGAAGATAAGTTATCTAAATTTATTCCTGAACTTAAAACATCATTGCCTGGAGAGAAATATATACAAATTTTTGTATCCGGTAAAGTTTTCGATGATACAGTAAATGATGAAAGAACAGATTTTGATTCAAATTTATTTAATGATTACAATGTAGATTTTGGAAAATTAGAACAAGGAATTATAGAGCATATTGATAAGACATTAGGGGATTTGATTTTACAACAAAAAGAAGATAATAGAAATTATTTAAACGAGTATGTTAAAAAAGAAGCTCCGCAATATACTAAAATCATTCGTTATGCTACAGAAGAGCAAATAAGAAAAGTTCATAAAGATATGAAAGGTGAACAAATTGAGCAAGAACTGTTTAATATTAAGCAGTCATTAGAAAAAGACATCAAATCTATAGCCAAAGATCTTTCATCTTTAAATGAAATTGATACAAAATCATTAGTAGAAAAAGTAACTGCATTAAATAGTGCTAATCTTGCTGAATATGTTATTTACAGAAAGACTATAATTGATACGCTTGCAAAATTCCTAAAAATTGATGATAAGAGTTTAGAAGATGATATTCATAAACTTATTTATCCTATGCAAACAATAGAAACAAAAGACTATAGTGAACATAATTTATGGCTTATTGATGATAGGCTAGCATTTCACAATTTTTGTGCATCAGATGTACAGTTTAAGAAGTTTTTAGAAGATAGTAAAAGTGCAGATAGACCTGATATATTGATATTTGACAAGCCTTTTATATATTCTCCAAATAAAGAATATATGAGTACTATGGTTTTAATTGAATTTAAAAGACCAAAAAGAAATGATTATAGTTTAGGCAAAGACCCCATTTCACAAGTCATCAATTATTTGGATGAAATTTCTAGCAACAGCAGAATAATTGATAATGATAATATGGCTATAACAATTAATCCAAATATTCAAAAACAAATTTTTATTATTGCTGATTTAACTTCAACATTTGAAGTTATTATTAGAAAAAACTATGGATGGCTTATGAAAGCATCGGATGGGACAGGATATTTTGGTTATGAACCTTCAAGTCATTCATACATTGAAATAATTTCATATGAGAAATTATTGAAAGATGCAAAAAATAGAAATCGGATATTTTTTGATAAATTGGGACTATAAATTACATGGTTATGTATTTCAACTATTATAAAATTACATTAGGAGTTCAAAATGTCTGAAGATTATGCAGTATCAATAGACTTGGCTTTATTGCCATTACCATTAAGAAACAAGTATATAGCAGCTATAAAGAAGTTAAATGTATATCATTTACTCGAGAATCAGGTTCTTAAAATTAGTGAAAAGAATGCTAAAAAACTTTTTGATGAAGTAAGTAAATGAAGCTAGTAGAATAATCAATGAGCAAAAAGCAGCAATGGTTGTTCAAAAGTTAGCTTACACTCCGATTGATGATAGATTTGATACAGACATATTCACTATGAATCAACCAAATTATAATT comes from the Aliarcobacter cibarius genome and includes:
- a CDS encoding Shedu immune nuclease family protein — encoded protein: MNSNLEGRLRKYKLPKSKALLPLFEAIVNSIDSLIDEKQNEKYIKIFILRNDTLMSSTEKKLDLGEIKGFWIEDNGPGFNKKNFDAFKELDTLNKVAKGGKGIGRLAWLKAFDKINISSHYYDSDVLKQKSFKFHHSFEDGVEIENEATSTEQNTNTIIKLDGIKDIFLQHIAKKMESIGVKIIEHCLYYFTIGDIKFSIYDEQEESPLLDLNKLFSEKYETKKSSLNVQDNDLNLIKVYSNISENKILYCANNRVVKEDKLSKFIPELKTSLPGEKYIQIFVSGKVFDDTVNDERTDFDSNLFNDYNVDFGKLEQGIIEHIDKTLGDLILQQKEDNRNYLNEYVKKEAPQYTKIIRYATEEQIRKVHKDMKGEQIEQELFNIKQSLEKDIKSIAKDLSSLNEIDTKSLVEKVTALNSANLAEYVIYRKTIIDTLAKFLKIDDKSLEDDIHKLIYPMQTIETKDYSEHNLWLIDDRLAFHNFCASDVQFKKFLEDSKSADRPDILIFDKPFIYSPNKEYMSTMVLIEFKRPKRNDYSLGKDPISQVINYLDEISSNSRIIDNDNMAITINPNIQKQIFIIADLTSTFEVIIRKNYGWLMKASDGTGYFGYEPSSHSYIEIISYEKLLKDAKNRNRIFFDKLGL